The sequence ATGCAGCCAGcggtaatatatatatttattcaattttgGTAAATAATATGAGATATAAATCgatattaacttttttttgaaaGTTTACGAGTTTCTCTTTAGAAAAAGATGACtcgttaaattattttaaaccatatatatatatatatatatatatatatatatatattatttatttatataaaaaaaaaaaaaaaaaaaatgatgccTATAAGTGAAAACAATAATGATGATGACGACTGGGAATTACatccattatttttatcaaaaattcCAAACAAAAAGGATATTGATAAAAACCATGCTCTTTCTGCTTTAATAACTTTAATtaatgaagaagaagaaaaagaagtatttaattatgaaccaagaagaaaaaatctaaaaaaaaaaataacagaaaaaggggaaattatttataaaaaagatagaagaaatttttatgagccttatcaaaatataaaaaatataaataattttgaaaaacaaaaattcaCGAATAATGTAGACCTTAATAAACAGGACGAATCTTCAAACAATGCAGAAGAAATTGAAACTATCTCAAATGTAAATGTAAGTAGCAACAACAAAAGCACAGAAGAAACATCCATAGGAGAAGTATTAGTTTGCTTGTCTATGATAAATTTAAAGTAGTATGTCCATCTACTcgtaatttattattatttatttattcatctatttatttactgttttattataaattattttattttgaactattttgttataaattatcttattattaattattttactataaattattttactataaattatattattataaattattttactataaattattttactataaattattttactataaattattttactataaattattttactataaattattttactataaattatttactatattttattatttattgttttattataaattattttattatttattgttttattataatttcctttttttttttttttcttatacatATTACTCCTCTTTTGAAATCaatttttagtatttttttacaccacaaattgttatataataatttatgaacattcagaaaaaaaaatgaaaaaaaacataagaGACGTTATTTGAAGTTTAAAAAACtggaattatttttaaaataaaattttaacatattaattattacacTTATCAGggaagaataaaaaagaaaagagaaagaaaaagaaaaaaaaggatattttttaaaattttaatttttcgtatttcatatacacatataatatatatatatatttatttattgcgCTGTGGTATCTTCGTTTTAGAAAGAACAATCATGAATTTTTGATGAAttgcaaatgaaaaaatataaataggaATATATGCAAAATTCTAATATGAAAAAGGGAGGAAGTGGAAAAGAGGATAAgtgaaaaagagaaaagagaaaagagaaaaagagaaaagttGGAAAATGCGTAAAACTTACATATAACATTGCATTAGCATTACATGGATGCCCATACAAAAAagtgtatgtttgtatgtatgtgtgtatgtatgtgtgtatgtatgtatgtatgtatgtatatgggTATTTATGTACGTGTGTACGTCGGTACGTACGTTTTATACACGCTTACTATGcttactttaaaaaataaagacaaatatttaacaataaaatGTCGTTGATATAATCGACCAAAcactaattaaataatggaataaaaaagattttgTACTGGCATATAAAACAactgaatattaaaaaatatcaaaaaaataaaagcggAGAAtgagagaaaaaatatatatatatatatatatatatatattcaaacgATTAAACAATTAAACAATCAAACGATCAAACGATCAAACAATTAAACAATCAAACGATCAAACGATCAAACAATTAAACAATCAAACAGTCAAATAAACACATACTTCATAtgttctttaatttttcacgctaataaaaattgtttgtTCCGACAAAATAAAACCTAAATTATTACGTAAGCGGTTCCTCTAATTCCAGaaattcttcattttcttttttgtcaGAAAAGTCCTAAAAAATACATTGacagaaatgaaaaaaaatatatgtaatgatataaaatgcAATATGACATGctataaaaggataaaataagaattgtAAAAGGGAGGATTAAGCATTTATAGACATATCTTTTTACATCCTacgttttttttcttttttttttttctttttttttttttttttttttttttttttttttttttttttttttttttttttctttttttttttttctttttttttctctccttGTTACCAAAAAATTTGCATACAAAAGCAAAAGGAAACCTATAAAACTCGAGTATAAAATCATGGTAAAACCAGCCCTGCGTAAAGAAAAAATCGAAAAATATAGCTCTTACCTTTAAAGATGAAAATGcgtatacgtacatacatacatatatatatgcatatacttATCACTGCACGTATAGAGACGCAGCTATACACTCGTTCTACTGTGCTAAAAtgtttacttattttatgtataaattcaGGTATATGCAAGTAGAAAGGTATgaagactttttttttcccttttttactGTGTATTTGTGTGCGTACTTTAAAGCTAGCCTGTTATCGTTTGTGTATTTGTGCATTATGTCCATAATAATTCCAGATAATAAGGGGGCTGAAAACCAACCAAAGACGTTATATATTACTTGCGAAACGGCAGATGATAAACTCTTCTGATGATTGTTAACACATGATAAGAGCATGCCTTCAAAGACCAAGAAAAGGGaaagtggaaaaaaaaaattaaaagtacaGCATCAAAATAGATGGTGATAAAATACAAGGTGGTAAAATATGTATGGGGACGAAGTGCATAGGGACAGGTACGTCCACCGGAAATAATGCGCATCATTTTTTATGCTCGCTATGCATGTTGCACGCagcgcacatatatatatatatatatatatggctCTTTTCATGTACGGCACACTATAATTGTCCCTACCGACGGCAACAGGTACCAAGGCGGAACCGCTAAAAAGGCAGAGCCACAAGCAAAtagagaagaaaataaaattggaCAAATGAGCCGATAGTATACCGAAAATACAAGCAGAAATAGCAAAAGCAGTAGCTACtttaattgttttaaaataatttgtatttttatatcctCCAAATAAATCACATATGAATCCACCAAACCAAACTCCGGATGTAGGAGATGTTAAAAAGCATAAAGTAGATACTGTaacaattttcattttctctgTTAATAATACTACTGACATATATTCAGTTATCCAGAATTGTATACCAGTCACAAcgaaatataaattactcATACCTAAGgttatgattatatataatctattatttaataatttttttacttctttaaaagttttctttaaaacatttgttttcttttccatAATATACGTAGCTGatctattaaaatttttacgcactgcattattttttttttcatatgatAATCCGTTTTGCCTCACATCCTTTTGTTCTTCACTTATGCTTTTGATATTCTTTTTCGTGCACCACTTTGTTTCATAGGCTTCCCCCTCCCGTGCTTTTGAAGCATCCATATTACATTTGTCATAGCGCTGAGTGTAGCCATCAACGTACTCTTCAGTGAGTGCACCTGCGTAACCGCTTGTGCATCTGCCAACGTACTCCCCTATATCTTCTTCGCATGCTTCCCCGCTTGAGCTTCCTGAATCCGTCTTACTTGCActtatgttaataatatcagacggaataaaaattataataaagaataagGGTAGGAGTAAAAATGACTGGATCAAAAAAGGTGATCTCCaattagtaaaaaaagatacaCTAGAAAATACTGAAtcgtttttattataacaattataattatttgataaaattCCTCCTAAAAAATATCCAAATACAGTGCCTCCAATAGATGCCAACTGAATATAGGACATCCACTGTGTAGCCTTTTTATCTGGTGAGAACTCGTCGACCCAAACTGGTATATATACAACAGGTATAGCTTGACATAGTCCATTTACAAATCttgaaatatacataaatagaACACAATTAGCAtgactaaatatatataaagatatagATAATAAGATTATACTAATAGTAACTAACAATTTTGCTGACAATAACTCAAATAAAACACTAGCTATTATTGTTCCTATTATTAAACCGAAATATACTAAACTTCCAAGTAATGACTGTTCAATATAACTTAAAGGAAAATCTTTTTGTATTTCCTCTAAAGTAACTGGTATCGCACCATGGTCATAGTTACATAATACAGATATACAGATCATTAATGTTAGAGttactattaatatattttcactagatgtttttttatttattccttctattattttatttgaaaaaagataaacatgctcattttttttcatattttccgAATCTATCTTATGATGTAACAAAGTATAATCATACTCATTTCTTTTCcatgaataatttaaacaactgttatctttaatttttctttcattctGTTGTGTTAATATAGATGATACCATTGATGTCAACAGACCACTGTAATTAATGCTCCcccttttttcaaaataatttatttggcTTTTCATCtcaatttgtttttttcccccTCCCTCTTCTTCTGCGTACACTGTCTTGGTTCCGTTCACACTGCTACAGTATTTATCGCGATTAGCATTACTATTGCATTTGCAATGGTGAATACAATGCCTGTTACAGTTTCCATGTTTGTTGTAATTTCCATGCTGATTCCAGTTATCATTCCGATTGCAGTTGTtactacaattattattattactgtagctattatttttactgcTGCTCACAGTAGGAGAATTTTCGTACTCGTTGtttaatttgaaaaagttGTTCAACTCATCTAGGCGTCTTATGTTAGTCTCTTTATCCTCGTCCTCATAACACTCATTAGCACCTTTTCTACCGTTCTCTTTCTCGTAATAAGTCTCACTACCATTTCCATGAGTGTTGCAGCTGTTATTGCAATTGTTATGACTGTTATCACATCGGCTGTTAAAACCGCTAATCAAATCGCTGTTATAACCACTGTTACTAGACTTCATCATCATTATATTTAGAGCACTACTTTTACTTGTCCCCTTTTTCCCTTCTGCATGCACAAAAAAAAGGTCATCTCTTGGTACACTCTTCATTACGCAGTTTTTCTGGTAATTTTTCTGCAAAAATTGCTCTCCACTTTTGTTATAGTACCGTATCTTGCATTTTCCTATCCTTGAATCTGATGAACTATAATTGCCATGTAACCGCTGATTCGTATGCATGTTGGTACCTCCTGTGATTAATGTATATGCTCCCTTCCTTTCAAGTGCCATTCGTTTATTATCTGTCTGCTTTATATCAATAGTATAATTATCTTTTTGCATATTAGTAGATCCATTTATCTCATGCATC comes from Plasmodium malariae genome assembly, chromosome: 7 and encodes:
- the PmUG01_07027400 gene encoding conserved Plasmodium protein, unknown function, giving the protein MMPISENNNDDDDWELHPLFLSKIPNKKDIDKNHALSALITLINEEEEKEVFNYEPRRKNLKKKITEKGEIIYKKDRRNFYEPYQNIKNINNFEKQKFTNNVDLNKQDESSNNAEEIETISNVNVSSNNKSTEETSIGEVLVCLSMINLK
- the MFS2 gene encoding major facilitator superfamily domain-containing protein, putative; its protein translation is MDEAKSKKTDEQKCSVEYSNSNIRNNEMEVNINHGNNKGIGKKINKDKRMVFIGNSNCDIDEDIHFSVETVRSDTNKGNGKKVNEHSNLAGNMPFAKWEGYENFTNDKSPTNDTRLQHSRCNSRSGNPNRNRPIFDKYILSADNNLNANSARTNNNYAPDEGRLLMSSMNISENNSIANYIYPDNISNDLISFGMVGSENHNNNIYNYNHNMKQRREEGVDGLFNNISHDIKNYKPSHYTHGNLIYGKIMHGKPMNGKPMNGKPMNGKFIHSSCNNDNLNNSSHDSAYNDSGHSGNNYLSLKNCEIKSTPSSKNSKSECDNMKHGSYVDRQPVPTSLRNYMLSPKKSNIKTISIIHEKTNNISKKSYLNNVISTKQNKNITKEMAINFDNSNYNFISNSNSNSPYGSTDKYLKGTQISLSDYCIKGRNVNDKNNRSSTNIVNDDVSGKDVNSSQWESISRGEVRKAEVSPISPIRGIMNSSDNIENISNMRNMENCGNSCIPRGNVFSKLSEGDPFSKTCSSMHEINGSTNMQKDNYTIDIKQTDNKRMALERKGAYTLITGGTNMHTNQRLHGNYSSSDSRIGKCKIRYYNKSGEQFLQKNYQKNCVMKSVPRDDLFFVHAEGKKGTSKSSALNIMMMKSSNSGYNSDLISGFNSRCDNSHNNCNNSCNTHGNGSETYYEKENGRKGANECYEDEDKETNIRRLDELNNFFKLNNEYENSPTVSSSKNNSYSNNNNCSNNCNRNDNWNQHGNYNKHGNCNRHCIHHCKCNSNANRDKYCSSVNGTKTVYAEEEGGGKKQIEMKSQINYFEKRGSINYSGLLTSMVSSILTQQNERKIKDNSCLNYSWKRNEYDYTLLHHKIDSENMKKNEHVYLFSNKIIEGINKKTSSENILIVTLTLMICISVLCNYDHGAIPVTLEEIQKDFPLSYIEQSLLGSLVYFGLIIGTIIASVLFELLSAKLLVTISIILLSISLYIFSHANCVLFMYISRFVNGLCQAIPVVYIPVWVDEFSPDKKATQWMSYIQLASIGGTVFGYFLGGILSNNYNCYNKNDSVFSSVSFFTNWRSPFLIQSFLLLPLFFIIIFIPSDIINISASKTDSGSSSGEACEEDIGEYVGRCTSGYAGALTEEYVDGYTQRYDKCNMDASKAREGEAYETKWCTKKNIKSISEEQKDVRQNGLSYEKKNNAVRKNFNRSATYIMEKKTNVLKKTFKEVKKLLNNRLYIIITLGMSNLYFVVTGIQFWITEYMSVVLLTEKMKIVTVSTLCFLTSPTSGVWFGGFICDLFGGYKNTNYFKTIKVATAFAISACIFGILSAHLSNFIFFSICLWLCLFSGSALVPVAVGMLLSCVNNHQKSLSSAVSQVIYNVFGWFSAPLLSGIIMDIMHKYTNDNRLALKAGFTMILYSSFIGFLLLLYANFLDFSDKKENEEFLELEEPLT